The stretch of DNA ATCAAGGGTGGCATAATAATCGGCCTCGGCACCATCAAGCCCTGTGATGCGGTCATCATCTCCGGAGTCCAGCCAGTCAATAAGAGGATTGATAATGGAGCTGGGTCGCATGCCAATGAGACTGTCATCGTTGAGGATCAGGGCCGTCAGAAAACGATCCCAGAGCTTCACCTGATCCCCATTGACCTCATTGGGTCGATGCACAAGGGCATTCACCTGAATTTTTGACAGTTCATCCTCTATATAAATCTCAGGCAATGGTGACAGACCCGTAGCGGCCAGTGCCATGTGCAGGGCTTCGGGATCATTCCATATGTCCTGAAGGGAATCGCTATCCGTCAGCTCCCTGTCCCTTGCCAGAATGGCCATGGCCACTTCCACACCACCTGAAGCAGCGGCTCTGGCCTGCATTTTGTCCCCGGTTTTCCGTGCGGCAAAAGCTGTGTCCCCCATCTGCCGGTGCAGAGCCGTCACCAGTGCCACCAGCACCAGCATCATGCTCAAAACGGCCACAAGGGCCATGCCGGAAGATTTCTGTATCATAAATCTCCCTGGGATTCCCGCCATACGGGAATGCTTATTTCTGTTTCCATGGGCTTTGCATCAGCTCCCTTTCCCGTTTCCAGCCGCACCCGCACCGCTCTGGGAGTAGCCCAGCCGTAGCGGTTGCTTTCCGAATCCCATTCCCTGTGCCATTCTCCCTTTTCATCCAGAAAATCCAGGGTAAACTTTTGGATATTTTCACTTACCAGAAAACGCAGTACCTCCGTACGCTCGTGATCCGGATAGGGATGGATATGGTCACTGCGGTAAAGGGCAAGGCTCCCGTCCTTTTTCTCTCCAATGGTGTAGGATATAAGGGTAACCCCCTTCAGGGTCGATCCGAAAAGTGAAAGATGGGCATCTGCTGTAAAACGGACTCCTGAAAAACGCCCATTGCCAAAGCTTTCTTCCCAGGCTTCAAAACGAAAAGGATCCGGTTCATCTTCAAAGAGTTCCGGTTTTCTGTAGGCAGGTGGCAGGGAAACGCTGGTGGAAGAAAAATCCCTTTCAAGCCATACCACTGTTCTGCGGGCTTCTTCCAGATTTTTCAGCATGGGCCCCATGGCCTGATCTGTTCCGGCAAGGGCGGAAAAGGATGCGTAGGAAGCTCCCATGACTATGGCAAGGATCACAATGGCAACCATGATTTCCATGAGGGTGAATCCAGCTTCGGATTTTTTTCCAGTCAGAAATTTTAACTTTATTTTCATGGAAGAACCCCCCTCAGGGTTTCAAGGCGGAAGAGGAGAGTCTTGTGTCTTAGTATGCGCACATCCACAAAAAACAGATATCGGCTCTCCTCTTCGGCAACCATGCCGGCAGCGAGGCCCGGTGCGGGCGTAACGGAAGCCTGCCAGGAAAGATCCGGAAAACGCTCAAAGTTTCCCTGAAGGGAGGCAGGGTCAGGAAGCTCTCTGGAAATGCTGCTGAGGACTTCGGCAGCCAGATATGGAGCCAGAATATCCGCACTGGAACGATCCAGCATGGTTATGCTCCGGGCATGGAGACTCAGGACCGCTGTCAGCACAATGGCAAGGATGCTCAGGGCAATCATCACCTCAAGTAGGGTAAAGCCCTTCTGTCCATGTTCATTCATGGTCCCAGCCCTCGGGGAAAATGAAACCGTCCACAACCTCCACCCTCATAATAAGCGGATGCATGATCAGGGTTCTGCGTCCCCGGACACCGTCTATCCAGAAAAAAACAGGGTCTGAGTATCCTTCGGGATAAAAGCCGATCTCCCGGGTTTCAGGAAAATCCTTTCCCGCCCGCCGCATGGTCTGCACACCAAAACTGTCGGGAAAGTCAAAGATATCTCCTTCTCCGCCCGTTCCCTGCATACTCCGGCCATCGGCAGCCAGCACTAAAGTTATTTCCTCTTTTTTTTCATAAGCCTGTTTTCCGCTATTCTCAAGCATCACAATAAAACGCTCCACGGCTCGTCTATGCTGATCCGCCTCCATGGATGTGCGTATTCTTGGAAAACTGACGGAAAGGATCACAGCCATCAGAGCCATGACCACAACAAGCTCCATCAGTGTAAAGCCTGAAAATTTTGAGGTATTTTCCAAATCAGTCCTTTTCCCATGAAGTGATATCCGCATTGGCACCTTCGCCTCCGGCCACGCCATCGGCACCATAGGAAATAATGTCGTATTCTTCATGGATGCCGGGAGAAAGATAGATATAGGCATTACCCCAGGGATCAAGGGGAATCCTGCGACTTTCCAGATAACCGCCTTCACGCCATCTCTCCGAGGCGGAATCCGGCTTTCGCACCAGTGCTTCCAGACCTTCTTCCGTGGTGGGATAACGGCCATTATCCAGCCGGTAAAGCCTCAGTGCGGTCTCAAAGGAAGCAATATCCATCTCCGCTTTCACCTGTCTTGCATCATCGGTTCTTCCCAGAAGCTTGGGAGCAATCCAGCCCGCAAGAATCCCCAGTATGACAATTACTACCATCACTTCAATGAGGGTAAAACCCTTCTGTGAGATATTGCCCTTCATTTGTCCTCCGTGAAAAAGTCTGTTTTCTGCCATATCAGGCCAGATTATCCTTACGCCCATGTGTACGTAAAAAAAAAACAAAAGGCAACGCCACCTTGACCAGGTACCTTCCCTTTGTTAAAAAATAACAGAGTACACCGGTTTTGGATTTTTCCCAAACCGGTTTTTTCATTGCTGCCCGTTAAGCATCCTCAACAGGAAAAGAAAGGTTCTGCCATGGAACAGACACTGGCCCTGATCAAACCCGATGCCGTTACCAAAGGCAGTATGGGTGCCATTCTCCAGCGCATGGAAAAAGAAAATTTCCGGATATCTGCCATGAAAATGCTTCAGCTTTCCCGGAAGGAAGCTGCAGCCTTTTACCATGTTCACCGGGAAAAAGGCTTTTTTGACAGCCTTGTGGATTTCATGACCTCAGGTCCTCTGGTGGCCCTTGTGCTGGAAAGGGAAAATGCCATTTCTCACTGGCGCAGTGTCATGGGTGCCACAGACTACAGAAAAGCAGAAGAAGGTACCATCAGAAAAGAATTTGCCACTGCCCTTGAACGTAATGCCGTACATGGCTCAGATGCAGAGGATACGGCAAAAGAAGAAATAAGCTTTTTCTTCAGCAAGAGGGAGCAGGTCTGATCATGGATGACCAGATCATGGACAGTACTTTAAGCAATAAAGTTCGCATTGTTCTCTGCCGGCCAAAGTTTTCTGAAAATATAGGTGCTTCTGCCAGAGCCATGAAGAATATGGGATTTTCCCGGCTTGTGGTGGTAACGGAAGAAAAGCCTGAGATGGAAAGGGTGTACCGTATGGCAACCCATGCGGCAAGGGATGTCATCGATTCCATGGAATTCCATGAAAATGTAATGGATGCGGTTTCCGATGCCGGGTATGTGGTGGGTACTACGGCAAGGCTTGGCAGAAACCGGAAAAGGAGCCTGCTTACTCCCCTGCAGCTGGCGGAACAGGTCTGCCTCACAGCGCCTGAAAATGAAATAGCCATTCTCTTTGGTTCCGAAGACCGTGGACTTGAAAATGATGACCTGCGGCTCTGTCACGCTTTTGTAAATATTCCCACAGCGGATTTTTCATCTCTAAACCTGGCCCAGGCCGTCATGGTAATTACCCACACCCTCTTTTCCTACAAAGCCCCGGAACGGCAGGAACCCCTGCCTAAACTCGCCACACGCCAAGAACTGGAAGACCTTTACCGACACATGCAGGAAGTGCTCATTCGCATTGACTTCATGCGACCGGACAATCCGGATTACTGGCTGGATAACTTCCGCCACCTCATCTCCCGCATGCCCCTCAGATCCAGAGAAGTGCGTATGCTCAGGGGTATCTGCCGCCAGATTCAGTGGTATGGGGAAGATTCCTATGGAAAAGGCATAAAAGAAGCCGAAAAAGCCCGCTGAGTTTTCAGGCATCTTCATTCATAAAAATTATTTGCCCCGCTTCCGGACTGAGAGGGCCGGATTTTTGGGGGAAAGGTTTCAGGAAGCAAAACGCCCCGCACCGAAAGATGCAGGGGCTTTTTTTATCGATCAGTGCCGGGGTTTGCGTTGCAAGGGGCGGAGCTGCCACGGAAAAGCGACCTGTTCTGCCGTCACTTTATCACTGATGCCTATGATCAGCCGTTTCTTTTTTTATTGATGTTGCGGATTAAAAAGATTTCTGGGAAATGTCTGTGGGGCTTGTCAGGGGTGGATGGGTGGGATAAGAAATAAGGATATTTTTTTAAAAGGTGCAGTGGGGTTTGTGGGTAGCATAATTTATCAGTCTGTATACTTTATTTAATTTTATCAGGTGGCAGTTGAGTCTGTCGGAAGGAAACAAGCTTCTGTATGAACGATCTCATGGCAAAGAACCCTGGTGATATAGATGAAACTATCCGGCGTGTGCTTGAGCGGAACCGGCTGGCTGTGCTGGCTACTCAGCGTGAAGGTCAGCCTCACGCCAGCCTGATGGCCTTTACGCCGCTGGAGGGCTTGCGCTTCCTTGCCTTTGCGACCTACCGTGATACACTCAAGTACGAGAGCATCCAGCAGGACCGAAGGGTGGCTATTCTTGTGGAGGATCGAGAGAGAGATGACAGTCAGCCCGGCAGGCGGATTGTTCTTACAGCGCTTGGTGAAGCTGTCGAGACTCCCGAAGAGGAGCGTCAGGCAAATATTGCGACGCACTTAGCACGTCACCCTGACCTTCAAGGATTTCTCAGTTCACCTGAGTGTGAGTTTATACGTGTGGCTGTTCAGGCCTATCAGGTGGTGAGCGGCGTTGACGATGTCCGCTGGTACCAGATTGATTGAGTCTTTTTTTAGTTGTTTTAAGAAGTATCAAATCCAAAAAGGAGGTTTCCATGAATCAGCAGGTATCCCCCCATGTTCTGCCCGTTCTTCCCTATGCAGACAATGCACTGGATCCGGTGATCACGGCCAGCACCATTGGATTCCATTACGGAAAGCATCACAGGGCCTATGTGGATAATCTGAACAGGCTCATTGCCGGTACGGAATATGCTGATATGTCTTTGGAAGACATTATTAAAGCGACATCCGGCAAGGCAGACAGGGCCGGAATTTTCAACAATGCCGCCCAGATATGGAATCATACCTTTTACTGGAAAAGCCTCAGCCCTAATGGCGGTGGCGAACCCCCTGCAGCTTTGAAGCAGAAAATGGAAGCGGAATTTGGCAGTGTGGAAGTCTGCAAGACAGCGTTTTCCGAAGCAGCCCTTACACAGTTTGGCAGCGGATGGGCCTGGCTTGTAATGGATGGGGATAGCCTGAAGGTCGTCAAAACAGCTAATGCGGATCTTCCGCTGACTACAGGTCTCAAACCTCTTCTGACCCTTGATGTATGGGAACATGCCTATTATCTGGATTATCAGAACAGAAGGCCTGATTATGTGAAGGCCGTTCTTGAGAAGCTTGTTAACTGGGAGTTTGCCCTTGAAAATGCTTTCTGAGAAAACCGTTTTTAAACTGCGGCCAGTGGTTTCAGTCAGGCGGGATAGCTGTGTCCTGCCTGACTGCTGTCATGGAACCTGCTGTGCGTTATGCTGTCGGGCCGGATCGGAGGATGATTTATTTTGAAAAAACAAGTATTTAAATATATTGCGATGTTGAGCTTTGTTATATTCTTCGTATCCGGCTGTGCCCTGCTGCAGGATGCAGGGGTATGGCAGCAGCCCGAGGTCCGCGTTACGGACATGCGCCTGACGGGCCTTACCATGCATGGTGCAAGCCTTGGTCTGGAGATTGAGGTCTTTAACCCTAATCCATACAGTATTCATCTGGGGGCACTGGATTACTCCCTTGACATTCAGGAAGCACGGGTGATTTCCGGTAAACAGACAGAAGGTAACCGTCTTGATGCCGGGCAACGGCGAAAGCTGGTGTTGCCGCTGGAGCTTGAGTTTGGTGAGCTGGCAAAGCTTGTGCAGAATTTTAAGGATATGAAAAGTTTCAC from Desulfobotulus mexicanus encodes:
- a CDS encoding superoxide dismutase — encoded protein: MNQQVSPHVLPVLPYADNALDPVITASTIGFHYGKHHRAYVDNLNRLIAGTEYADMSLEDIIKATSGKADRAGIFNNAAQIWNHTFYWKSLSPNGGGEPPAALKQKMEAEFGSVEVCKTAFSEAALTQFGSGWAWLVMDGDSLKVVKTANADLPLTTGLKPLLTLDVWEHAYYLDYQNRRPDYVKAVLEKLVNWEFALENAF
- the gspG gene encoding type II secretion system major pseudopilin GspG; this encodes MAENRLFHGGQMKGNISQKGFTLIEVMVVIVILGILAGWIAPKLLGRTDDARQVKAEMDIASFETALRLYRLDNGRYPTTEEGLEALVRKPDSASERWREGGYLESRRIPLDPWGNAYIYLSPGIHEEYDIISYGADGVAGGEGANADITSWEKD
- a CDS encoding prepilin-type N-terminal cleavage/methylation domain-containing protein codes for the protein MKIKLKFLTGKKSEAGFTLMEIMVAIVILAIVMGASYASFSALAGTDQAMGPMLKNLEEARRTVVWLERDFSSTSVSLPPAYRKPELFEDEPDPFRFEAWEESFGNGRFSGVRFTADAHLSLFGSTLKGVTLISYTIGEKKDGSLALYRSDHIHPYPDHERTEVLRFLVSENIQKFTLDFLDEKGEWHREWDSESNRYGWATPRAVRVRLETGKGADAKPMETEISIPVWRESQGDL
- a CDS encoding pyridoxamine 5'-phosphate oxidase family protein; the encoded protein is MNDLMAKNPGDIDETIRRVLERNRLAVLATQREGQPHASLMAFTPLEGLRFLAFATYRDTLKYESIQQDRRVAILVEDRERDDSQPGRRIVLTALGEAVETPEEERQANIATHLARHPDLQGFLSSPECEFIRVAVQAYQVVSGVDDVRWYQID
- a CDS encoding type IV pilus modification PilV family protein translates to MNEHGQKGFTLLEVMIALSILAIVLTAVLSLHARSITMLDRSSADILAPYLAAEVLSSISRELPDPASLQGNFERFPDLSWQASVTPAPGLAAGMVAEEESRYLFFVDVRILRHKTLLFRLETLRGVLP
- a CDS encoding RNA methyltransferase; translated protein: MDDQIMDSTLSNKVRIVLCRPKFSENIGASARAMKNMGFSRLVVVTEEKPEMERVYRMATHAARDVIDSMEFHENVMDAVSDAGYVVGTTARLGRNRKRSLLTPLQLAEQVCLTAPENEIAILFGSEDRGLENDDLRLCHAFVNIPTADFSSLNLAQAVMVITHTLFSYKAPERQEPLPKLATRQELEDLYRHMQEVLIRIDFMRPDNPDYWLDNFRHLISRMPLRSREVRMLRGICRQIQWYGEDSYGKGIKEAEKAR
- a CDS encoding general secretion pathway protein GspK gives rise to the protein MIQKSSGMALVAVLSMMLVLVALVTALHRQMGDTAFAARKTGDKMQARAAASGGVEVAMAILARDRELTDSDSLQDIWNDPEALHMALAATGLSPLPEIYIEDELSKIQVNALVHRPNEVNGDQVKLWDRFLTALILNDDSLIGMRPSSIINPLIDWLDSGDDDRITGLDGAEADYYATLDPPYGPRNGPFTDLSELQRVRGITPELWAKVGGAEGLSRFMTIWGVETRSGRRVEVDGRININTAPLEVIATLITETSSLHMAEEIQAFRDEKSEGIYVNDLEGEWYRRCAGCEDVPLAENLITRRSDIFRIVSRASQSGSEVEITAVVRREKNEESGRYFCRILRWSEE
- the ndk gene encoding nucleoside-diphosphate kinase, whose product is MEQTLALIKPDAVTKGSMGAILQRMEKENFRISAMKMLQLSRKEAAAFYHVHREKGFFDSLVDFMTSGPLVALVLERENAISHWRSVMGATDYRKAEEGTIRKEFATALERNAVHGSDAEDTAKEEISFFFSKREQV
- a CDS encoding prepilin-type N-terminal cleavage/methylation domain-containing protein produces the protein MENTSKFSGFTLMELVVVMALMAVILSVSFPRIRTSMEADQHRRAVERFIVMLENSGKQAYEKKEEITLVLAADGRSMQGTGGEGDIFDFPDSFGVQTMRRAGKDFPETREIGFYPEGYSDPVFFWIDGVRGRRTLIMHPLIMRVEVVDGFIFPEGWDHE